One Mugil cephalus isolate CIBA_MC_2020 chromosome 8, CIBA_Mcephalus_1.1, whole genome shotgun sequence genomic window carries:
- the mn1b gene encoding transcriptional activator MN1, with protein MFGLEQFGSQINSRNPGQSERSVNQQRLNMGSHYKSPGFHAGGPPGAVEPGMGPLSEPQMLGLNMNMNGEQYGGFHPRGHSDMHAGGGLQQQQQPQQQGAMHGFFNNQQPHQGHPHGHQPHPHQHHPHFSGNFGGPEPGSSCLHGGRLMGYNNNGMGPQQGFGEGFDPLAEGQTGDGFPQQQQRPGNMPDFQHHGPPSGNHAVPAPCLPLDQSPNRAASFHGLPSSSSSSSESHGLEPRRMPNQGAVEGLEYNFPNEPPSGPFDVPVFSPSESESQLPHFGPGRPVPSGNFPGNPGMPRTPGMQGISKGHQPPPQPQQPQHGVFFERFGNGRKVSVGMEPGVSARHPLMQQQQQAGLIARQNSCPPGLPRPSQAEPGSTNPNILDGGVMIPGQHNQFEYPIHRLENRGLHPYGDPMFNMQNPAPPPSHHPPNQRLQHFDSPYMNMAKRPRFDFPNAHGSEGWCGNMDNHLSPSAYPGLPGEFTPPVNEGFAPGPLQHPGPEQQSLQQRQNAAMMIKQMASRNQQQRMRQPSLQQLGHHGDVPPGPMAHGGPVGSMPQPNFDRENGGRMPNIDGQNPHVTQENSWFQGSHPPGEMMSRRMGGASNESGPHDMGLQQNGAGMMFRPGIGMQEPMRITGDGHVQTLHSPGMHSQFSGNMGNLSQMQSPGAGTGHPNAPAERRPADFPAPPMGAQPPFPYGGANRQGPAHSAPQGVSTSPGSYPPQPEFPSGQRPSVSKLGALSLGNFSKTSTKDSVFGQSCLAALSTACQNMIASLGAPNLNVTFNKKNQNEGKRKLSQTEQDINSSTSNGTGSAGPEYFQSSTSQNSQMPGTGNSNSKPASQSQTVQGEASALSPNYNMDATPCSEGKATTGSGRGRGRRKRDSGHVSPGIFFSSDNGNPVVSPGQQTPSAGVGERGGGTPHEKHLQSPSWGKGGDLMLGDQADLMSSLDSGIQSVAAKSDSSSPRVDFPDDVSTHYGNEDEVSSSSDAGGTSAIKPNRSPMITGSPKMQRSDHGLINGQKPLGMGINNHTTSTPDSYGLNAGVGTGASGVSHPGTPGVEQVRTPSSTSGQEEIHPLEILQAQIQLQRQQFSISEDQPLAMKNGKKNGDCPSQNGDNELASCSPDAGKGSMGTIDLDTLMAEQHATWYVPSDKAMMDGSEDDKALGPWEKNKSQNNSKEESELSQSKAGAGAPGAGGGGGGGGGGGGGGGGSSGGNHLQCLSVHCTDELGDSKGRGGPVSSWRSLHSDISNRFGTFVAALT; from the exons ATGTTTGGGCTGGAGCAGTTTGGTTCTCAAATTAATAGCAGAAACCCTGGCCAGTCAGAGAGAAGCGTAAACCAACAGAGACTGAACATGGGCTCACATTATAAAAGCCCAGGTTTTCACGCTGGAGGCCCGCCCGGAGCCGTGGAACCCGGCATGGGCCCTCTGAGCGAGCCGCAAATGCTTGGGCTCAATATGAACATGAACGGAGAGCAGTATGGGGGCTTTCACCCACGGGGACACTCAGACATGCATGCAGGCGGAggactccagcagcagcagcagcctcagcagcaaGGAGCAATGCATGGATTTTTTAACAACCAGCAACCTCATCAAGGACATCCTCATGGCCATCAACCTCACCCCCACCAACACCATCCTCATTTCAGTGGGAATTTTGGAGGCCCAGAGCCGGGGTCATCATGTCTGCACGGTGGAAGGTTAATGGGCTACAACAATAATGGCATGGGACCACAGCAGGGCTTTGGAGAAGGATTTGATCCTCTTGCTGAGGGACAGACAGGAGATGGCTTTCCCCAGCAACAGCAGCGGCCTGGTAATATGCCTGACTTTCAACATCACGGGCCTCCCAGCGGCAACCATGCTGTCCCTGCCCCCTGTCTACCCCTGGACCAGTCACCCAATAGAGCAGCATCCTTCCATGGTCTTCCttcgtcctcatcctcctcttctgaGTCTCACGGTTTAGAGCCTCGACGGATGCCCAACCAGGGAGCTGTGGAGGGATTAGAGTATAACTTCCCCAACGAGCCCCCATCTGGACCTTTTGATGTACCCGTGTTTTCcccatcagaatcagaatctcagTTACCGCATTTTGGGCCAGGGAGGCCAGTTCCCAGTGGGAATTTCCCAGGGAACCCCGGAATGCCACGGACACCAGGTATGCAGGGCATTTCTAAGGGGCACCAGCCACCACCCCAGCCCCAGCAGCCTCAGCATGGAGTGTTTTTTGAGCGGTTTGGAAATGGCCGGAAAGTGTCTGTGGGAATGGAGCCTGGGGTCAGTGCACGACATCCTCTcatgcagcagcaacaacaggcTGGCTTGATAGCTAGACAGAACTCATGCCCCCCTGGCCTCCCCCGACCCTCTCAGGCTGAGCCGGGCTCTACTAACCCTAACATTCTGGATGGAGGGGTCATGATACCTGGCCAACACAACCAGTTTGAATATCCAATTCACAGACTGGAAAATAGGGGCCTGCACCCTTACGGGGACCCCATGTTTAATATGCAAaatccagctcctcctccctcccatcaTCCCCCAAATCAGAGGCTGCAACACTTTGACTCTCCTTATATGAACATGGCAAAAAGGCCTAGATTTGATTTTCCTAATGCACATGGTAGCGAAGGTTGGTGTGGCAATATGGACAaccacctctctccctctgcctacCCCGGCCTTCCTGGAGAGTTCACCCCACCTGTGAATGAAGGTTTTGCTCCAGGTCCCCTGCAGCATCCCGGGCCTGAGCAGCAGTCTCTGCAGCAGCGCCAGAATGCAGCCATGATGATAAAACAAATGGCCTCCCGCAACCAGCAGCAGAGGATGAGGCAGCCGAGTCTGCAGCAGTTGGGTCACCATGGCGATGTACCTCCCGGTCCAATGGCTCATGGGGGCCCAGTTGGAAGCATGCCTCAGCCCAACTTTGACAGGGAGAATGGTGGCAGAATGCCCAACATCGATGGACAAAATCCTCATGTAACTCAGGAGAACTCCTGGTTTCAGGGGTCCCACCCACCTGGAGAGATGATGTCACGGCGCATGGGTGGAGCAAGCAATGAGTCGGGGCCCCATGACATGGGACTACAGCAGAATGGGGCCGGAATGATGTTTAGGCCAGGCATTGGAATGCAGGAGCCCATGAGAATAACAGGAGATGGACACGTGCAGACCCTTCATTCCCCGGGCATGCACTCTCAGTTCAGTGGCAACATGGGAAACCTCTCACAAATGCAGTCTCCAGGAGCAGGAACAGGACATCCAAATGCACCAGCAGAGAGGCGGCCAGCTGACTTCCCTGCACCTCCAATGGGAGCACAGCCACCGTTTCCCTATGGGGGGGCTAACCGTCAAGGGCCGGCCCACAGTGCTCCCCAGGGGGTGAGCACCTCACCAGGGAGCTACCCTCCTCAGCCTGAGTTCCCCTCAGGCCAGCGGCCGTCTGTTAGTAAGCTTGGAGCTCTGTCCCTCGGGAACTTCAGCAAAACCAGCACTAAAGACAGTGTTTTTGGTCAGAGCTGCCTAGCGGCCCTTTCCACTGCCTGCCAGAACATGATCGCTAGCCTAGGGGCCCCAAATCTTAATGTAACATTCAACAAGAAGAACCAAAATGAGGGCAAGCGAAAACTGAGTCAGACAGAGCAGGACATTAATAGCAGCACATCTAATGGGACTGGCAGTGCTGGTCCTGAATATTTTCAGAGCAGCACTTCCCAGAACAGCCAGATGCCTGGCACTGGGAATAGCAACTCTAAGCCTGCAAGTCAAAGCCAGACGGTGCAGGGGGAAGCCAGTGCCCTCTCCCCAAATTACAACATGGACGCTACCCCGTGCAGTGAGGGGAAGGCAACAACAgggagtgggagagggagagggaggagaaaaagagacagtGGACATGTGAGCcctggaatttttttttcctctgacaaTGGTAACCCTGTTGTAAGTCCAGGCCAGCAGACCCCCTCGGCTGGCGTtggggagaggggtgggggcaCGCCCCATGAAAAACACCTTCAATCACCATCTTGGGGAAAAGGAGGTGACCTAATGTTGGGGGACCAGGCTGACCTTATGTCTTCTTTGGACAGTGGTATTCAAAGTGTTGCTGCCAAGTCTGACAGTAGCTCACCAAGAGTGGACTTTCCTGACGATGTCAGCACCCACTATGGCAACGAGGATGAGGTGTCCTCCAGTTCAGATGCGGGAGGGACGTCAGCCATCAAGCCTAATCGCAGTCCTATGATCACCGGCTCACCCAAAATGCAGAGGAGTGATCACGGATTGATAAATGGACAAAAGCCCCTGGGCATGGGCATTAACAATCATACTACCTCGACACCAGACAGCTATGGACTGAATGCTGGTGTGGGCACAGGGGCCAGCGGGGTAAGCCACCCAGGCACTCCTGGGGTGGAGCAGGTACGCACCCCATCCAGCACCTCTGGCCAGGAGGAAATCCATCCTCTGGAGATTCTGCAGGCCCAGATCCAGCTGCAGCGGCAACAGTTCAGTATCTCTGAAGACCAGCCCTTAGCCATGAAGAATGGCAAAAAGAATGGTGACTGTCCCTCACAGAACGGAGACAATGAGCTGGCGAGCTGCAGTCCGGATGCTGGGAAGGGCTCAATGGGCACTATTGACCTTGACACTCTCATGGCAGAGCAGCACGCCACCTGGTACGTGCCCAGTGACAAGGCCATGATGGACGGGTCAGAGGATGACAAGGCCTTGGGAccctgggaaaaaaataagagccAAAACAACAGTAAAGAAG AATCAGAGCTCTCCCAGAGTAAGGCTGGAGCTGGGGCCCCAGgggcaggaggtggaggaggaggaggaggaggtggtggaggtggagggggtgggagcAGCGGAGGGAACCACCTGCAGTGCCTGTCCGTCCACTGCACAGACGAACTGGGAGACAGTAAGGGCAGAGGGGGTCCCGTCTCGTCTTGGCGCTCCCTCCACTCCGACATCTCAAACCGTTTTGGGACGTTTGTGGCGGCACTAACTTGA